The genome window TGCGTATGTGTACATTAAATGGTTCAGATGTTATTACCAATTTCTTAGTTGTGGTGATATCTAATATCGCCACTAACTAGAAAATATTGACTTATGATGCTTGCATTTGATAGCGAAATGATTGCTATACGGGTTTTCCGCAATGTGTGACAACAAACAATTCTACCACTAGCCAACGTGCAGCGTAAAAAAGTGGTATAAGTATATGATGATGATGCCggtgcaaataaataataacaaatattaaaggacattattacacaaatttactaagtcccacagtaagctcaataaggcttgtgttgtgggtacttagacaactCTGTGTGCACGAACATCTATCATGATCTTCGCTTATTGCTCAAGTATGGAATGAAATGTATGTCgcccgcggtatttccggatagatacgaccttcaaaccttcaagaaaagagcgtactcctatcctaaatgccggcaacgagcttgcaacccctctggcgctgcaggtgtccatgggcaacgGTAATTGCTTAAGGCGGTTcgtctgctcatttgcctcATACATCATCATAAAAACGCACTtcgcatataggtaatataggtaGCCGGTAGAAGCTACAAACCTTTCTTACTTTCCTACACGAACCTCTTCATTCGGTcgtctatatatatattatatgcaaTTCCATACTGACCGGGGTAACTCACATAATCTTAACATATTTTCCGAAAACGATCCTATTGAAGAAGTCAATCATACAAGGTTTCTGggtataataattgattgtcactgtaacTGGAAGAAGCAGGTTGATAAAGTCTGCTCTAGAATAAGTAGCTTTATTTATGCACTCAGCAGGATAGCAAGAACTGTCTCTATACAGGCAGCATTAGTTGCATATCACGGGTACGTAGATTCCACTCTCCGCTACGGTGTAGTTTTATGGGGAAATAGTACAGACAGAGACCAGGTATTTCTTGTGCAAAAACGCTGCATTAGAGCAATTTTTGGGATGGAGCAACTGGACTCATGTCgaccaatttttatagataatggtatTCTCACTTTCCCTTGTTTATACATTTTGGAGACTGCATTATTCGTGCACAAGTATAAAACCCAGTTTATGGAAGTACAACAGCTACGACCCCGTCAAGTCCGGGAGCAATACAAGCACAAACTATATAAGCCCGCGGTCAAGCTAGCACTTTCCTCCAAAAATGCGTACTGTATGTGTATaaccatttataataagttaccgGACATGTTTAAGGAAtgcaatttttataaatttaagaaCTTAGTTAAACAATGGCTCATACAGAAATGTTATTATAGTTTAAACGATTTTTTAAATGACACTTTTTATGTTTAAAgtttaatgttaatttaattttgatattattttatttatttaagttagttataattattttaaattgatattGTATAATGTGATTGTGTGTGAAATGTATTGTACGCCTGAAAAGGTAGAGTCTGGTGAGACTACTAGAGTAGCAATTAATTTAAGCTTAATATGTAACCCTTTCTCAACATAcattaataaatttcatttcattttcatttcatttcatttcatttcatttatatgcctctctatcgctggaacaagcaagagcgatagagaaagATAATACTATTTAGGCGAACCGTAAGTGCATCGCCTTAACCGGGTTTAGGCGGACATAGTCGAAATAAATTGCGCCAGAGTTAAATGGCCGATGTTATACGGCTCGCGTGCGCGGGCGCCGCTCATTGATTTcagttatgtattatatatgacacagtaagattgtgaacccgttagtttataatctaacgtaggttaggttaggttagattataatctccctaccgtcagtttataatgtaactagcgagattataatatgacgagtgtttacaattttacggtgacatatataacaGAATCTTTATAGACGATAACTGAAAATGGTCAAACCTTTCGTCGTGGATGAGTTAGATGCTATCTCACTTATATGTCGGTTAGGGTGTTTCATTTTtccgaattttcgattttcatctgactttgcacgaattctggttcttcctgattaaaaaatattatataccaaaaaaaattaaaatcggtcaatatttagaggttgcacaacatcaacaaagttttctcaaataaccaacgactctacatcggagggtagaaaatggtttaagcggctaccatcaaagcggtgagtagtgtgatactgaaccttctacatataaatcaattttaaaattagtagttaaCTTGGGTTTTGGTTACTCGATAAATGTTCTAATgaagatttttcagttttttcacctgtttccaaaggaaaagtggttttatcgtgttttagacgcaaaattcagtttttccattagattttagtatcagttcaataaattttgttttaaaaaaaattgttaattttcacgcaatgtatggggttctccctccacattttcaatatgtgcaacctttaaacgttaatcgattattatgaaaatttaaATAGATAGTAGATAGTTTTTAGACTGGGGAGACTCGATTGGTGAGcaaagtcaggaaaaatattacaactttttttacagtacatatggggctacttttccgcactagtgcgtaaaatagcacttttcgtgcgtatgtcgaaactttaaagtgccatatgtactgtaaaacgttgttcgatacacgtgcgaataggtaattcgcaactcgtgtcgatttaaaacactcccttcggtcgtgttttaatttatcgccactcgtttcgaatttcctctttttcgcacttgtatcgaaaataactattctctaTACAAAAGTGAAACACCCTAATGTGTAAATTTGGTGTTTGAGTTTGAACGcttacaaataaagaaaaagtgtaaaaaaatcactGTCTCGGGTGAAACTCGAACTCCGAGATACCAGCCCACCGCACTACATTTATCTTCAAAAGTGTGACACTTTCTTAAACAGCTACTGCagaagtaaaaataaaggaaagaCTATAATTTTCCTGGCTCCtactgactgacaagttgtTTTTGCCAgattatatatagtttgtcaaaggactgtctcatttcaaacaaagacagagataatcatactatctctgTCTTACACTATACACTAGTAGgtattagcacccaaaagaaaaggatgagtatagtttttttgttctcatttactgacaaatttgtttGACCTACTATATTTTCCTGTACCatttcaaaacattatttactcCAACCGAATAAAAACAAGTTAAACAAATTCTGAACGAACCCAACACAATCCGAAGCAAAGTTTCCGAACGTAGCAAGGAAACGTCAAAATAAATGTGACATAACCACAACGGCGGATCGCACTTATCGCACAGTGTTGTAATAATTTATCATAAAAACTTCATAATTTAAATGTGAAAGTGTTACAAAGTGCCACAAAACCCCATAATATCAAAAATGTCTTACGCATTAATACGCCACTTGCGCCGAACGGCGTTAATATCACATCAAATTCGCCTAGAATCCACCATGACCAACGTAACTCAGGAAGATTTTTTAATTCGACCTCCGTTCGCACAATGGACCAAAGTTATAAGAGAAGCAGAGAAAATAGTTGGATATCCGACCTCTTTCATGAACCTGAGATGGTTATTGAGCGACGAATTCGCTAATATGGCTATGCATTTGCGCAAAGTAGTAAGTAGAATTACATTACTATTTACTCTGTTTTCTTTCATTTATAGTGCTAAAAATGGATATTCGTGGAAATTTTAGTACAAACAATGTTATGTACAAggttttagtaaaatttaaagtGAACGTGTTTTGTTTATGGAGTTACCAAGTTACCAAGGATTATGCAACTGGTACCATGTGATCGCACCTGACGGCTTACAAGGTTATTTCCTTATAGATACTTGTTTATTAAATTGAACCTCGCGATTCGCGCTCTGTGTCTAATTAGTGTCAACTGGAACTAATACAGTTTGtcattactatttattttatttaacagttTTTAAGGGCAAGTATAAAAAATTGAATCTTATTGCCTAAtaataaatttacaatattttatgtttatgtttttttctACAGTTTATTGTTACTGTACAGTCTAGGGAATggtttataaaaagtataaaatgaataaaataaataaaaaagcctttattttCTGGGAAACaccataaatataaaatatttgcaAACTTAGTCTAGGATTAAACCTAATGTATAtgtaaagaattaaaaaaaacccggctaagtgcgagtcggactcgcgcacgaagggttccgtaccattacgcaaaaaacggcaaaaaaattacgtttgttgtatgggagtcccccttaaatatttattctattctagttttagtatttattgttatagcggcaacagaaatacatcatctgtgaaaatttcaactgcctagctatcagggttcatgagatacagcctggtgacagacagactgacagacagacagacagacagtgaagtcttagtaatgATGTATAGGTATAGGCTTATGAGGTATAGGCCTCTTCCAGAATTTTCCACCTCTCTCGATCTTGGGCCTCCCATACCCAGTTGGCCCCGCCACCTTAACTATGTCATCATAAACTAGGATATAGACAAATAAGGAAAGGTGTAAAGTATCTAATGAGTCAATATTCAAAGTTCTGAAAAAACCAACCGCTGGATATTGTCAATAACATCCCAATTAGTGGATAATTTATCAGTTTTACGAAATAAAGTTAGTGTGGCTCAGCCGCTGATTCGACAAGGCAGTGCTGTCAAAGGGGTGCCAAAAGTTTTGTGATTGTGTTGATAGTGCTACATCCTCTAGTGAAATGTGGAACAAGATGAAATGGCTGAAGGGCTACAGACCGCTTAGAACAACAATAAGTCACGAGAAGACTAAGCATGTGTTAGGCAGTTTAGCACCACCACCAGCACCGGGCATggatatatatttttctatgaTTAAGCACCTTCCAGATGTAGCCAAACatgtaatagtaaatatatgtatttctatctatctatctaactattaagcccttttgttctgagttagagtatgtctctaagctcagtgtgccgcttggcaaaggcctcctctagctctttccattggggtctgtcgtGGGCCACTTGTCCATTTCGGGCCCGCTGTGAGATTGAGTTCATCCTCCCATCTTGTTCGAGGTTTCTTCTGACTCCGTGTGCAACCTCTTGGGTACCAATCCGTATACCCGAGAGGTACCcaagaaatatatttaatatctttttatcTAGCAGCTTTGCCCCAATACAGGGGCGCAGCGTTAAAATAGTCTCTATACCGAAACTCGAGGCAAGATATGACCAATACCAATACCAATTTCTCTGCTGTCCTGTCCATGCAACATATTTCACCCAATTCTTATGCGTAGACTAGAATGGTACATTGAAACGGGTACATTTTAAAGATGAGACTATAGGTTTTAGGAGATCCAGATCTTGCATGGACAAGGCTTGCATCTAGGCTAGTttcacaaataataaaaaagtatttagTTAATTATCTAACATATAAATGTTACTGTTGCTGCATACAAAAAAGGTTTAATTTGATATATACTCTCTATAATTTGAGCTGACTTACTATGGCAAAAAGAGCTAATATATGAGTTAAAAAAGAGAAATATACGAGTGAATTAAGTTGTCTAtgtctaaaataatttaaataatatttatatataataaggAAACTCCAGGTCttaatttaagaaatatttttgtaatcttatttgtaaacgactgtttgtttcttaaaTAATGAGTAACCCAAAAAAAAATGATGAGTTACTGatgctatattatatttatcttcacattttatagacgggtctatctctatcgcaaatttattttattatctttatttaccgtcgtttcgacacaggtttcactgatcGTGGTCGCTGCTAACCTACCACGCCACACCACCACCAccagccgcgaccacgaccagtgaaacctaataaaataaattcgcgatagacccgtctataaatgtgagttaatatatgttcaaaacgcgaaagttttaaatattatattgttattttattccaCAGGTCGGCAGCAATCATCCAATCATACAAACAGCCAAAACGGTCCTCTACAACGAGCACAACAACCTCCAACCATGGGGTCTGGTCATCCTACTACTCTCCAAAGCTATCAGGCCTCCACACTCAAACTCCATACTCCACTCCTCCTCGGAGCAGCAGAGGACATTAGCAGAGCTCACAGAAATGATCCGTACTGGGCATTATGTTCATCGAGGCCTACTCAACATAGAATTTGACAAACGAGGCAAAAATACAGAAACATCCATGTTCGCCAACAAAATAGCCCTATTAATCGGTGACTATTTACTCGTAACAGCTAACGGTATGCTAGCGCGATTAAAGAACCAGGATTTATCATATCTGATATCAACTGCGCTAAGAGATGTCAGCGAAGGCGAGTTTTACGGTGAACGGGATAAACAGAACATGCCAATACCAGGGAAACCTAATCAAATAGGAGCGGATGAGTTTGAAATCTGTGCGGACACATTGCCTTTAGCTACGAAAGATGTTTCAGGATCACCGATTAAAGAGTGGACTTTACGGACTATGTATAATGGTGGTTCTTTATTTGGTAGAGGTTGTCAAGGAGCACTGCTGCTTGGAGGCCAAGACTTGACAGAGCAAGAGAAGGCTTATCAATTCGGTTGCCATTTATGTTTAGCTTGGCAATCCGCTAGCGAGTTACAAAAATTCACTTCTGAAAATAAGGAGTCATTTTCTTTAGCAAGCGCGCCTGTGTTATTCGCTTTAAATGAAAAACCAGATTTGTATAAAATCATAGATAATTCCAAAGACAATATAGCAGAGGTAGACTTCTTATTTTTGAAGGAGGAGGTGTTAAAAACAAATGCACTGGAAAGGACTAGATTACTTCATTTAGAAAATGCTAGACAAGCTGAGTATTTTGCTGACATGTTTGGTGACAATGAGTCAGTGCATACAATTAAACGGTTAATAAAAAATCTATAAATATGTAGAAATTATAACATTTTGAATCTTGTGGGCTTAGTATAAAGTCTTTATTTCTATAATGACTTGTTTAGTATGCACAAAACTGTACAAAATGATGTTTTATCAGTGAGATAATTAATATATGAGCTATGcctgttaattgttatttttatattgtacaaaACTTTTAAACACTAGAACAGTGAAAAAGACAATATTGTTCACCTTGTGTGTACCTACCCACCTACCTAGGCTACCTTCCCACAGAAAGAGATGACAGGAATCAACTAAGCATTTGTTGTAAGCGACATCTCTTCTCCGCTCTGCTGGATGCCACCAATGCTATTGGTTAATTCCTCTCATCTCCTCCTCAGTGGAAAAGCAGCCTTAAGTGTAGTTATCATAGGGTCCATGTATACTGCAACAGTAGCCAATTACCTTTCAGGTTACCCTTGGTGTAGGATTCTATTTcgtattctttatttatttatttaatgtaattttgttCTTTTGGGTACTAAAAAAGTAAAGGGTCTGTTGGATCAATTTGGATCTCAAAAGTACCATTTTAAGACAATTATTTCATATAAGGAGTTACGTAGTACAAATTTCTAGTATTTTTTAGCAttttagtgttattttaatgttaattttCTTCAGGATGTTCTAACAGCAACCCTATTAGGCTGAGTTTAGAcccatctctggtggaaactcAGCCTAAAAGGGTTGCTGTTCTTAACATACACGTCCCTCactacgcatcctcgcacatctcaggtggaaaggcagccttaacTGACCATTAATGACCCTTCTGtccttgcaataaggtttaatgTCATTTAATTCCTATGGTAGTGTCAACTATGCTTAATCTACTAAGGCCCAAAATGGTtgcaaatattttgttttggatAGTTTTAATTAGAGTTATAATTGCGAAAAAATAGCTGTTCCAATTGAAAATGGTTTAACTTAGATTGAATGATTATACGGGTAGGACCATAGGCCTTATACGAGGTTAAAACCTAAGGCTGTAAATCTGTgcattttgcaaaaaaaaaactgaaaacctgattcttacAAATCTGGACttccttgggctcattctactctgTATCGTCAGCATTCTCCATCACTCCAtttaaaaaagatgtcccaaaatatccGTTCCATTTGTCACGTTTGAGGGTGaacatttttttcatttgtaggtaTGTGCGTGACGTAGTAGAAACTAGAATTGCCGACCAAATTTTTGGGACTTTTTTAACATCAGGATGATTATACAAGTGATTCTGAGTTACAAGAACCCAAAAGATCagaccccgtagacaacatgccaatcgctaacgctccgtagcgagcgaaacgcaactgtcactgtcacactaatatggaagagtgatagacacaaagcgattctgggcagcgcaagcgattgtcaccttcgCTAGGCGGTCTGGatctttaaggggcccactgattaacagtccgccggacgatatcggcctgtcagttagaacaaaaagttgacagttccgaacaacagtccggcggactggtaatcagtgggcccctttaggaacCAGGTATTcgatattttttttggaaaacgcttaTTTTACAAGATAACtgttatttagttataattGCGAAAAACTTGCCTTTATTCTTTCTGTCCCAAAAAGATGGCGAGTGAAGGTGTACCTAAACTAGGTATCTAATAATAaacacgagtacctacctagtgaataggtatttaatgtaaggctccgttaacgattttagagccaaaatgtaaaattgatagatttagtcgttgaaattgtactgcttttgttacgtaatatctaaataacaagtatggtttctattaacacgttttctcatcttgccttttaataataaggtcctgagcgtgcgtcaccggaaaTATATGAccagaaggggcagtttttaaaaattcatcaaaaaattattgttataaattataaaaaatgatgtataagaacagtttcaggaagtttgtagattgtttaagtatcaaaattacgttgaaattaagtcgattttcatgagaaatgttcacttgttttgaagtacctaatttctggtgaaaattgatttcgtccaactttcatttactcttgttcaatatcatataataaaaatgtagtctatgcaagttggagtacaggatatgtgtaatacaaaattaccatttttagcagtccaaactttacgaaatttacaaataagatcgactaaatcagtggtttacgcgcgtttacctaaacgtccatcagaaaaaaaatcattactaatttagtgagtcagttttcaaaaaaatgatctgtacaaatgcaagataagaagacgtgctaatggataccagtacttgttatttctattacgtaacaaaaggtgtacaatttcatcgactaaatctatcaattttacatttttgcaactaaaatcgataccggcctcttaatacTAAATACAGCCACGATTGTGAATTGGTACCTATGTTTTGAATGCATTTACCTATGTTTATTTGATATAGTTGTGTTTGTTATTTGAAGGAGATTTActaatgttataaataaataaatgtctcTATATATACGTAATTTGTTTCAATTTATACACTTTGTCCtataaaatagaaacagataatAATACAGACTGCCAATCCCCACATAAAGTCGAGGGCCTCGCTGCTGTCATCGTAAAATCCAGTGGAAAAAAGCGTTTTCCCCTAGTTAAAACCAGTTTTCCGTATCGTCTCAGTGACAAGTTGACAACGCATTTTCACTGTACTTCTAACTCTTAATTTTCAAGATCTGTCCAGGGGAGGGGAGGTGGGGcaaacatacattacatacaaatGTAATATACGATCTCTAGGAGGGGCAGTCTAAGCCCCCTTAGCGGCGCCCTTGTATATAGGCCCATCGGTAGACTTGTGCCGAAGCAGTAAATTTTACGAATTGTCAAATAACAGTGACACCGAGAGTACCTACCGAGACCAGCAGGCAACAGACACGGTGCACTCATAAGAGTCATaatcaaatataatattaatgtgtaaaataaacaatttcgTTGCATTACGGGGCATCGGAGTTAATTTCCGATACGTTTCCGCCCGCCTGCAACCTTACCACGACTTTTCACCTACAGGCCTACAGCCCAACTCGATTCTTACAAACATGAGACCtaaatgtgcctaaatgataacgACATGCCATGATGCCATTCTTATACTACATTTgatactaaaaattaaaatgaaaggaGACATGCCTTCATAaacgtaataggtacctattcaaattAAGATAGAACGGGGATGATTCGAAATAAATTCTAAATAACAAAAACCAAAGTTATTGAAACATAGAAAGAAACTTATACGGATAAGAATTCACGACAGTTCACCAAAGCGCTGAGTAGGGCGCGCCACTAGCACAAACATTACAGTATAGGTACTACCCACCTTGATGCATCAATttcatatattaatattaattcgtAACACATACCTATCTGtggaaacttgtcaaaaaactatAGTGTACATAttcttgtatatgtatttatatatatatttcgtggatctcggaaacggctcgatgaaatttgctatatgggggttttcggggtcgaaaatcgacctagctaggtcttagtttttatatgttttccgagcaaagctcggtcacccagatattggttTACAGTTTGTGCTAGTGCTGCTTTCTTGCGGCAGaatattgcagtaatactcgcTATTCAATTAATACGGTACCAAAATATGGATCGAGAACCGATAGTTCCCCTCATTTATTATAATTCGACACGAGACTTGATCCGCCGACACCTGACGGACACCAGGTAATTCAACATTATTCCGCTGATCATGATTTTTGCCACCCGCCCGATTTCCCCTCATCATATATTAATGAGATTTCCATGTTAAGTTGATATAAATACTGTAAATACCAGTGGCGGctcgtcaaacatatccataaggcaagccggggctaatttgccCAATTTGCATTCGGTAAAAGGTatttactatagctggtcaaccaaatcttgtcactaaaaaaaggcgcgaaatttagattttctatgggacgatatcccttcgcgcctacatttttcaaatttgccgcctttttctactgtcaagaccaagtatacctatttaCCTAGTTACATTACTATTAGTTACCAATAATTTTCTTGATGCTTGTTTACGGTATTACGGTAAACTTGTGCTCTTTGGTCGGTAaaagaaaacatcgtaaggaaactGAAGTAGGTAGACTAGTCGTCACCCTAAATTATAGGGTTCGAAACATAACAAACAAGTCAGTGAATACACATTTTACTATCCGCTCTTTTTCACACGTCATTTGGTAATTTTTCTTATCTTTGTCTGTGATGTTCATAATAATTGTTTGTTTTAGGTCTTCCAGCCCTTTCAAGTGGCTAGGCTAGTATTATATTTTgtcactaggtacctacttatagtacaAGAATAACATTCTTACAGCAAAAATTGTCTTCAACGTGTTGCTACAGTTAGCAACAGAAgtgttcaaattcaaaataatctGCACATGACTTTGCCGTTAAGAAGATAAGAGTGAGTGAACATTTTAGACATCCGCTTAGCCACTTTCGCTGCTGATTGTACAAATTTTGTAAAATCGATCGTATTCAAACTAGCAACGAAGTAcctacaataattataaaaatctaagcataataaaaataaagtcagGATATCATACCTTTATTCAATTCTCCATGTACTGCAGTGTTTCTCCGTGGATCGTCCGCGCCATGTTCTGCAGAGCCTCACGCGCATCCTCCACCGGAAACCGGTCGCTATATTTCAAAATGGCCGCCAGCTCCTCCTCCAAAAGTCCAGTCAGATAATCCATCGCACGCGTGCTGCGTACTGCATAATGCAGTTGCTTCATCTCTATGGGCTTTCTTTCTACTTTAGGTATCCAAACATGTCCGTAGATTGAAGGATATTCCCACAAAGCCATGATGACAGGAGCGCCAACCAGAGAATACGAATGTGGGTGGATGAAGAAGTCTTTTATATCTAAATACAGTTGCCACATCAGAGCGAGATGCCCGCCGAGTATGTACGCGTCTCGCTCCATCTCTTCGCCTCGGCGGGCGAGTTTCATGGCGCCCTGGCAGCCTTTGCCGAGGATGCTGCCGGATTGGAGCATTGTCCGGAGCACCCACTCGTCCCTCCCTTGCCCGAGGTAGGAGTTGC of Cydia amplana chromosome 17, ilCydAmpl1.1, whole genome shotgun sequence contains these proteins:
- the LOC134655816 gene encoding all trans-polyprenyl-diphosphate synthase PDSS2-like, with amino-acid sequence MSYALIRHLRRTALISHQIRLESTMTNVTQEDFLIRPPFAQWTKVIREAEKIVGYPTSFMNLRWLLSDEFANMAMHLRKVVGSNHPIIQTAKTVLYNEHNNLQPWGLVILLLSKAIRPPHSNSILHSSSEQQRTLAELTEMIRTGHYVHRGLLNIEFDKRGKNTETSMFANKIALLIGDYLLVTANGMLARLKNQDLSYLISTALRDVSEGEFYGERDKQNMPIPGKPNQIGADEFEICADTLPLATKDVSGSPIKEWTLRTMYNGGSLFGRGCQGALLLGGQDLTEQEKAYQFGCHLCLAWQSASELQKFTSENKESFSLASAPVLFALNEKPDLYKIIDNSKDNIAEVDFLFLKEEVLKTNALERTRLLHLENARQAEYFADMFGDNESVHTIKRLIKNL